The Canis aureus isolate CA01 chromosome 11, VMU_Caureus_v.1.0, whole genome shotgun sequence genome has a segment encoding these proteins:
- the LOC144323491 gene encoding angiopoietin-related protein 5-like yields the protein MREERGGVSPAPAQKEPGPRGSDLPRRPAVSAQGGGAGRPWPPTCIRGPPPVSVPPGAMAASPVLGLAAFLCLSVPRASCLVRFRRPVQVALLEPQGRDCSHIWAGSPGAPSGVYTVQPAGAATPFQVLCDMHPDGGWTVIQSRDWGRGRPLDFERCWQEYKQGFGDLRGDHWLGLQHISDLTSQPGLRAELRVDLLDVDNRTLHAHYNHFHVDGEAQFYRLTLGLYSGNAGDAFRGSGHTDNQEGCGFSTLDRDHDRCSPCTDGAQTFSSCSHDRSGSGWWYSDCGHADLNGPWPEREGAMSGMRWAAGDQQPTLSSSLLRLRTTAPREA from the exons ATGAGGGAGGAGAGGGGCGGGGTGAGCCCGGCACCTGCACAAAAGGAGCCGGGGCCCAGGGGCTCAGATCTGCCCCGAAGGCCAGCCGTGAGCGCGCAGGGTGGAGGTGCTGGGAGGCCGTGGCCCCCCACCTGTATCCGTGGCCCCCCACCCGTGTCCGTGCCCCCAGGAGCCATGGCTGCCAGCCCCGTGCTGGGTCTTGCCGCTTTCCTGTGCCTCTCGGTGCCCCGGGCCAGCTGCCTGGTGCGGTTTCGACGTCCG GTGCAGGTGGCGCTTTTGGAACCCCAAG GGAGGGACTGCTCTCACATCTGGGCGGGAAGCCCTGGTGCCCCCAGCGGAGTGTACACCGTCCAGCCGGCCGGAGCTGCCACCCCGTTCCAG gtccTCTGTGACATGCACCCGGACGGCGGCTGGACGGTGATTCAGAGCCGCGACTGGGGCCGCGGGAGGCCCCTGGACTTTGAGAGGTGCTGGCAGGAGTACAAGCAGGGCTTCGGAGACTTGAGAG GTGACCACTGGCTGGGGCTGCAGCACATCTCTGACCTGACGTCCCAGCCGGGCCTGCGCGCAGAGCTGAGGGTGGACCTCCTGGACGTGGACAACCGCACGCTGCACGCCCATTACAACCATTTCCACGTGGATGGGGAGGCCCAGTTTTACCGGCTGACCCTGGGCCTGTACTCGGGGAACGCAG GGGACGCGTTCCGGGGCTCGGGCCACACAGACAACCAGGAGGGCTGCGGCTTCAGCACGCTAGACCGCGATCACGACCGCTGCTCTCCCTGCACGGACGGTGCCCAGACCTTCTCCAGCTGCAGCCACGATCGCTCGGGCTCCGGGTGGTGGTACAGCGACTGCGGCCACGCTGACCTCAACGGGCCATGGCCAGAGCGTGAGGGGGCCATGTCGGGCATGCGCTGGGCGGCTGGCGACCAGCAGCCCACCTTAAGCTCCTCCCTGCTGCGCCTGCGCACGACTGCTCCCCGCGAGGCCTAG
- the TRABD gene encoding traB domain-containing protein, whose amino-acid sequence MEGEEEQPPQEADVEPIVTVGVSEVVPRVLAGEAQNLSDADALTLLLEMKLRRRRERPSLPRTVTELVAEDGSRVYVVGTAHFSDDSKRDVVKTIREVQPDVVVVELCQYRVSMLKMDESTLLQEAKELSLEKLQQAVRQNGVMSGLMQMLLLKVSAHITEQLGMAPGGEFREAFKEASKVPFCKFHLGDRPIPVTFKRAIAALSFWQKVKLAWGLCFLSDPISKDDVERCKQKDLLEQMMAEMIGEFPDLHRTIVSERDVYLTYMLRQAARRLELPRSSDAEPRKCVPSVVVGVVGMGHVPGIEKNWTTDLNIQEIMTVPPPSVSGRLSRLAVKAAVLGLLGYGLYWMGRRATSLVLSLPIAQYCLQTASTARPHK is encoded by the exons AGAACCTGT CCGACGCGGACGCGCTGACCCTCCTCCTGGAGATGAAGCTGAGGAGGCGGCGGGAGCGGCCCAGCCTGCCACGCACCGTGACCGAGCTGGTGGCGGAGGACGGGAGCAGGGTGTACGTGGTGGGCACGGCACACTTCAGCGATGACAGCAAGAGGGACGTGGTGAAG ACCATCCGGGAGGTGCAGCCcgatgtggtggtggtggagctGTGCCAGTACCGCGTGTCCATGCTGAAGATGGACGAGAGCACGCTGCTGCAGGAGGCCAAGGAGCTCAGCCTGGAGAAGCTGCAGCAGGCCGTGAGGCAG AACGGGGTCATGTCCGGACTCATGCAGATGCTCCTGCTCAAAGTGTCGGCGCACATTACCGAGCAGCTGGGCATGGCTCCCGGCGGCGAGTTCAGGGAGGCCTTCAAGGAG GCCAGCAAGGTGCCTTTCTGCAAGTTCCACCTGGGTGACCGGCCCATCCCCGTCACCTTCAAGAGGGCCATCGCGGCGCTGTCCTTCTGGCAGAAGGTCAAGCTGGCCTGGGGCCTCTGCTTCCTGTCAGACCCCATCAG caaggatgACGTGGAGCGGTGCAAGCAGAAGGACCTGCTGGAGCAGATGATGGCGGAGATGATCGGCGAGTTCCCCGACCTGCACCGCACCATCGTCTCAGAGCGCGACGTGTACCTGACCTACATGCTGAGGCAGGCCGCCCGGCGCCTTGAGCTGCCGCGCTCCTCTGACG CTGAGCCCAGGAAGTGTGTCCCCTCTGTGGTGGTGGGCGTCGTGGGCATGGGCCATGTCCCGGGCATCGAGAAGAACTGGACCACCGACCTCAACATCCAGGAGATCATGAC CGTGCCCCCGCCGTCCGTCTCCGGCAGGCTGTCCCGGCTGGCCGTCAAGGCCGCTGTCCTGGGCCTGCTGGGCTACGGCCTCTACTGGATGGGGCGCCGCGCCACCAGCCTGGTCCTGTCGCTGCCCATCGCTCAGTACTGTCTGCAGACGGCGTCCACGGCCCGGCCGCACAAATAG